The following nucleotide sequence is from Alkalihalobacillus sp. LMS39.
ACAGAAGAAAAGAATAAAGAGTTTGTGGAATATACTGTAGGTACAAATGAGCAAGGAGAGTTCACGAATCTATATTATGTTTCTGGAACACCTGAAAGGAATTATTCAGTATTAGCTACTAATAATATTGAGGCTAACCCACATTTTTCAGGAGAAACAACGGATGGTACTGGAATCGAGAAGGACTTGATCATTAACGGGGATTCAGTAAAGCTATTCGGGATTAACGAGATCGATGGTTACATCATTTATATAGAAAAAGACAGTTGGAAGCTGGTTGTAACTTGTTTTGATAGAGGTAGTAGCTTAGAAGGATTGTCAGATGTAAAAGAAGAAGAAATCATCAAAATTGCTGAAAGCATTAAATGGTGAAGTTTTTCTCGCCGCTTTTAATTGGAAGTCGTCTTAAAAATAATAAATTATGTTAGTGCGAATAAGATGATAAAATTCTACAATAAAGCTTAGAGAATACATGCTTTCTAAGCTTTATTTATGTTTGAACATATATTTTTTTAAAAGGCTAGTATTTAATAATAGTGAGTTTGATATATTAAATTATACACATTATTGCATCTAATAATGGGAGAGAAGACATTTGTAACTGCTAAACAAGATAAAGTATTTTTTGCTCGGTAATTTGGAACATTTTTTTATTTATAAACGAGCCTTTTACACGGAGAGGCGCATGGTAGTCTAAATCGATTTGGCTAACCCTTGTTTGGTCTGTTTTTTTAGAAAAGCATGCGCACAGAGAATCCGTGTCAAACGACATGAGTTATGAATGTATTTCCAATAATATATAGAATGCCTTTTTTAATCCTCTAATAAGATTACCTCAATTTCTTCTATCTGTTCTGCGTTCGCTTCCACTTCTGTTCCTCCATTTTCCTCTGATTGATAAAAGAGTATCTCCTGCACTTCGTTAAAGGAATGGGTTTGAATGGACATATCCTCTGAATGTAATGGAACGTCCTGTTCTATATGCTCTTGAGTTTCTCTGTCTAAATTTCCTACTGGTATTAATTGGACATCTTGTTGACCATTTGTTTCTGAAACCCTAGGTGTATACTCATGAGCCATAACAGAGCTTACCATTCCAATAAAGGCAATTGAAATGAATAGAGCAGTAGATAGAACAGTAATAGGTTTACTTCCTTCTTTAACGTTTAATATGTTTATTAATCTGTTTTTTAAAATTGATTGCCCAGCTGTAAGAGTCACACCAAGAGAACTTAATTTTGAATCTTGATTCGCTCGATGCATCGTATTTAATATCGTTTCTCCGTATTTTTTTCTCTCCGCATGTGACATCCTTATGACAACATCTTCATCACAAGAAAGTTCACTCCATTTTATCAATTCTTTTTGTAAAACATAGATTAATGGATTATACCAATGTAGAATCATGGCCAGTGACATAGCTTGTTTTACCCATAAATCTTTTTTCTTATAGTGTGTTAGTTCATGTTTGATAATCATCTCTAATTCATCAGTTGGAATCTTATACATGGGTAACACAATAGTCGGTTTAACAATACCAACTAAAATAGGACTTATATTCACCTGACAGAACACTATTCTTATATTTGTTGGAAGTTTCATATCTTTTATATTGTCGTTTAGAAGGGACTTTGCAATATTTTCGCTTGCTATATGTAAATAGTTTGCTTTTAACTTTTTAAAGAATTTTTGGTGTATATAGAAAAATCTTATACTAGCTATAATTGCTCCTAACAACCAAATAGCAAATATAAGTTGAATGAGAAATAGAGGTAACGAAAGACCGC
It contains:
- a CDS encoding M56 family metallopeptidase, whose translation is MMNAWLGIFIALTFSGSGILLFSFLITYLSKGNFSAKWQYWNRKLSLFLFLVPIFLVFDLFSLFKQEKLPVSSLSPYSINNSGLSLPLFLIQLIFAIWLLGAIIASIRFFYIHQKFFKKLKANYLHIASENIAKSLLNDNIKDMKLPTNIRIVFCQVNISPILVGIVKPTIVLPMYKIPTDELEMIIKHELTHYKKKDLWVKQAMSLAMILHWYNPLIYVLQKELIKWSELSCDEDVVIRMSHAERKKYGETILNTMHRANQDSKLSSLGVTLTAGQSILKNRLINILNVKEGSKPITVLSTALFISIAFIGMVSSVMAHEYTPRVSETNGQQDVQLIPVGNLDRETQEHIEQDVPLHSEDMSIQTHSFNEVQEILFYQSEENGGTEVEANAEQIEEIEVILLED